One region of Roseovarius faecimaris genomic DNA includes:
- a CDS encoding mechanosensitive ion channel family protein yields the protein MLRFLAILFFANGSGNSANPEKSLRLLCNLLLAGLFVPITVSAVLAQSSPDWSGRWDTFWRDGAAVVEFRQEGSSVTGTYEPGSGRIEGEVNGQVLRGRWFEDQVSGQLIFAISDDGESFTGRFDTGEWWNGRRSDGAGKRLIAGDASPRETLQSIVASVNDFLLGGDVDALRFARTLLEFEGGEAAANTLRHRQALLWDIIDLSTFRVYDAPPRPEADTATFTIALNGTEASYDLQFVRANDGGWRLLVEDAETLSAALRRYLNALGEPNVAAAKTAMANSPRGVMQRFLFGIQDWDGAGRKAVLSTLDLSMLPDHLHSAEGPLLADYLKNVLDRAGFVFLQEIPNNPNRTTPYIHYAHPVGDIVIARMPTEDEDAPDRWAFDAETLRNLPALYSAMQSLPMAEGIPPNQPLTQFFSLREHIRDTSPALLKRAVVIENWQWLSILVMVLVAAVLVALLGLLSPKARAASDGDAADAPTLESKGLVQAARLTLGSLILVWGFSIIGIIETPLAALHTLVSATAVVGATWFAVLATGMIGTFFQRRAASTVSYADEIVTAMVIGIIKLALLMVGLLLLAEIVDLPYEGVLAGLGVGGLALAFAARETVSNVLGGMLLLTDRPFRRGDLIETHGQLATVETVGIRSTRLKRLDDTVMIIPNAKLSDQVIVNWGLRARRRIDLSIRLTYDTPRRLLDQFIEELRALILRQPSADAKDCYVGLKDFGDSAIAIECRCFVFVSNYDDQVAVRSALVADIVDLARQVGVSFAFPTRTIQIVKEKD from the coding sequence ATGCTTCGTTTTCTCGCTATTTTGTTCTTTGCGAATGGGTCGGGCAACTCGGCAAACCCAGAGAAGTCCCTGCGCCTTTTATGCAATCTGCTTCTTGCGGGCCTCTTTGTGCCGATAACTGTGAGCGCCGTCCTTGCACAGTCGTCTCCCGACTGGTCGGGTCGATGGGACACGTTCTGGCGCGACGGGGCGGCGGTAGTGGAGTTCCGGCAGGAAGGCAGCTCCGTCACCGGCACTTATGAGCCTGGCAGTGGTCGTATTGAGGGGGAGGTCAATGGGCAAGTCTTGCGTGGGCGTTGGTTTGAGGATCAGGTCAGTGGGCAACTAATCTTCGCAATCTCGGACGATGGCGAGAGTTTCACGGGACGCTTCGACACTGGAGAGTGGTGGAACGGACGCAGATCAGACGGCGCAGGAAAGCGATTGATCGCTGGGGACGCGTCCCCGCGAGAGACGCTCCAATCGATTGTCGCGTCAGTCAATGATTTTCTGCTTGGCGGAGATGTGGACGCTCTGCGCTTTGCTCGAACGCTTCTCGAGTTCGAAGGCGGTGAGGCGGCGGCGAATACTCTGCGTCATCGCCAAGCTCTGCTGTGGGACATTATCGATCTGTCGACCTTCCGGGTTTATGACGCGCCACCGCGTCCCGAAGCAGATACCGCCACATTCACAATTGCGCTCAATGGCACCGAGGCGTCCTATGATTTGCAGTTCGTCCGAGCAAATGATGGCGGCTGGCGACTACTTGTAGAAGACGCGGAAACTCTTTCAGCCGCCCTCAGGCGCTATCTCAACGCACTTGGTGAGCCCAACGTGGCTGCAGCCAAGACAGCCATGGCAAATTCCCCGCGCGGCGTCATGCAACGGTTCCTGTTTGGTATTCAAGATTGGGACGGGGCGGGGCGGAAAGCGGTTTTGTCGACGCTGGACCTTTCAATGCTGCCCGACCACCTGCACAGTGCCGAAGGACCATTGTTGGCGGACTATCTGAAGAACGTTCTCGACCGCGCCGGTTTTGTCTTCCTTCAGGAGATTCCCAACAATCCAAATCGGACGACGCCCTATATCCACTATGCGCATCCTGTTGGGGACATTGTGATCGCACGCATGCCGACGGAGGACGAAGATGCGCCCGACCGATGGGCTTTTGATGCAGAAACACTACGCAACTTACCGGCGCTCTATTCGGCCATGCAAAGCCTTCCAATGGCCGAAGGCATACCGCCGAACCAACCATTAACACAGTTCTTCTCTCTGCGAGAGCATATCCGGGATACGTCCCCAGCTCTACTCAAACGCGCTGTGGTGATAGAAAACTGGCAATGGCTTTCGATCCTGGTGATGGTTTTAGTGGCCGCTGTTTTGGTTGCACTTCTCGGTCTCCTGTCACCAAAGGCACGGGCCGCATCCGACGGTGACGCAGCCGATGCACCTACACTTGAAAGCAAAGGGTTGGTTCAGGCGGCAAGGCTGACCCTCGGCAGTCTGATCCTTGTTTGGGGCTTCAGCATAATCGGGATTATTGAAACACCGCTCGCTGCGCTGCACACCCTCGTCTCCGCAACGGCGGTCGTAGGCGCGACTTGGTTCGCAGTCCTCGCGACCGGGATGATAGGAACCTTCTTTCAGCGCAGAGCGGCGTCTACCGTGAGTTATGCCGATGAGATCGTGACCGCCATGGTGATCGGCATCATCAAGTTAGCCTTGCTTATGGTAGGTCTGCTTCTGCTCGCAGAAATCGTCGATCTTCCTTACGAGGGCGTTCTGGCGGGTTTGGGTGTTGGCGGTCTCGCCCTGGCATTTGCAGCACGCGAGACGGTGTCGAACGTACTCGGCGGCATGCTTCTCCTCACCGACCGGCCCTTCCGGCGTGGCGATCTGATCGAAACACACGGTCAACTCGCAACGGTCGAGACAGTTGGTATACGATCCACACGGCTGAAGCGGCTCGACGACACTGTGATGATTATCCCGAACGCAAAATTGAGCGATCAGGTCATCGTGAACTGGGGACTTCGCGCGCGCCGCCGCATCGACCTTTCCATTCGTCTGACTTACGACACACCGCGCCGACTCTTGGATCAGTTCATCGAAGAACTGCGCGCTCTGATTTTGCGGCAACCGAGCGCTGATGCCAAAGACTGCTATGTAGGGCTTAAGGATTTTGGTGATTCCGCCATTGCGATCGAGTGCCGGTGTTTTGTATTCGTATCCAATTACGACGATCAGGTGGCGGTGCGCTCTGCCCTTGTCGCCGACATCGTCGATCTAGCCCGGCAGGTTGGAGTGAGCTTCGCCTTCCCGACCAGGACAATCCAAATTGTCAAAGAGAAGGATTGA
- a CDS encoding DUF1523 family protein: protein MTYLKWVFWITFWTLVLAVFHYTLPQVDIVRVTDTYEKRIDFGENSLFWAAADVGNDATTPNRDVFFIQTVRNSGDIMVYRNEDTGWHWPPYFKFDTANLQAEAADNKSTADAPQWVAVKHYGWRNEFLSIYPNAVGVRAVSGPDAPKGVPWLNIVIIAGFIAIVLFIWRLLRRFRQRRIDPVFEDISDGFDAAGDAVQERRAGFTRWLDTWRAKK, encoded by the coding sequence CTGACATATCTGAAATGGGTGTTCTGGATCACCTTCTGGACGCTGGTGCTGGCCGTGTTTCACTACACCCTGCCACAGGTCGATATCGTGCGGGTGACCGACACCTATGAAAAACGGATCGACTTCGGGGAAAACTCGCTTTTCTGGGCGGCGGCGGATGTGGGCAACGATGCCACCACGCCCAACCGCGATGTGTTCTTCATCCAGACGGTGCGCAACTCGGGCGATATCATGGTCTATCGCAACGAGGATACCGGCTGGCACTGGCCGCCCTATTTCAAATTCGACACCGCGAACCTTCAGGCCGAGGCGGCGGATAACAAATCCACCGCCGACGCACCGCAATGGGTGGCGGTCAAGCATTACGGCTGGCGCAACGAGTTTCTGTCGATCTATCCCAACGCCGTGGGCGTGCGGGCGGTCTCCGGCCCGGATGCGCCCAAGGGGGTGCCGTGGCTGAACATCGTGATCATCGCCGGATTTATCGCCATTGTCCTTTTCATCTGGCGCCTCTTGCGGCGCTTCCGGCAACGGCGGATCGACCCGGTGTTCGAGGATATCTCAGACGGCTTCGACGCCGCCGGTGATGCTGTGCAGGAACGGCGCGCCGGCTTTACCCGCTGGCTCGATACCTGGCGGGCGAAGAAGTAG
- a CDS encoding DUF6638 family protein, protein MKRLIKSGLMFGNLIHVASPALVERYNRALKHLTGKQTKLTDFYIDISGYSPEIGHELDDHLYLNHMGVNRQFILLTTAQKDAPLLNAKFSTSRGILRQFIEKNEAALFSLTTRDAVAGELVNSVYDMPDPARLMDIRKITIEADTTNGAIAKAEELDTKVDRFMTEDDAWFDDVLIAEMIGLAEQTGDVLRHPVMLKHMEFEQQNFWTEHFGGIYVFQKQELPGAITCLPRHEVQHIPIDYVIDLSERNRLANFLELNGLVEPIVKARGIDAAAVLKQKMDFILVDALADEGINLRRRAPRDMRRLAREHADRLPDEFHALAALVNWAENKGRWPRITSEDPAYFYTLRAANHADADLVNMLLSQLSPKDFRQLFICHKQLFYALYDGWSDTKKDYVVEYLKTEYQVDKVGAREALFGHEPVMKEDPVKTGPGGPWVAHRGTTDEYEDMIDRVGPWGPVRRG, encoded by the coding sequence ATGAAACGCCTCATCAAATCCGGCCTCATGTTTGGCAATCTGATCCACGTCGCCTCCCCGGCGCTGGTGGAGCGGTATAACCGTGCCCTGAAACACCTCACCGGCAAACAGACCAAACTCACCGATTTCTACATCGACATTTCCGGCTACTCCCCCGAGATCGGCCATGAGCTCGATGATCATCTCTACCTCAACCATATGGGCGTGAACCGGCAGTTCATTCTGCTCACCACCGCGCAGAAGGACGCGCCGCTGCTCAACGCCAAATTCTCCACCTCGCGCGGCATCCTGCGGCAGTTCATCGAGAAGAACGAGGCGGCGCTCTTCTCGCTGACCACACGCGATGCGGTGGCAGGCGAGCTGGTCAATTCCGTTTATGACATGCCCGACCCCGCGCGCCTGATGGATATCCGCAAGATCACCATCGAGGCCGACACGACCAACGGCGCCATCGCCAAGGCCGAGGAGCTGGACACCAAGGTGGACCGCTTCATGACCGAGGATGACGCCTGGTTCGACGATGTGCTCATTGCCGAGATGATCGGCCTTGCCGAACAGACAGGCGATGTACTGCGCCATCCGGTGATGCTGAAACATATGGAATTTGAGCAGCAGAATTTCTGGACCGAGCATTTCGGCGGTATCTATGTGTTCCAGAAACAGGAACTGCCGGGCGCCATTACCTGCCTGCCGCGCCACGAGGTTCAGCATATCCCCATCGACTATGTGATCGACCTCTCCGAACGCAACCGGCTGGCCAATTTCCTTGAACTGAACGGGCTGGTGGAACCCATCGTCAAAGCGCGCGGGATCGACGCCGCCGCCGTGCTGAAACAGAAGATGGATTTCATCCTGGTGGACGCGCTGGCCGACGAAGGCATCAACCTGCGCCGCCGCGCGCCCCGCGACATGCGCCGCCTCGCGCGCGAACATGCCGACAGGCTGCCGGATGAGTTTCACGCCCTCGCCGCGCTGGTCAACTGGGCCGAGAACAAGGGCCGCTGGCCGCGCATCACCTCGGAGGATCCGGCCTATTTCTACACGCTACGTGCCGCGAACCACGCCGACGCGGATCTGGTGAACATGCTGCTGAGCCAGCTCAGCCCAAAAGATTTCCGCCAGCTTTTCATCTGCCACAAGCAGCTTTTCTATGCGCTTTACGATGGCTGGTCGGACACCAAGAAGGACTATGTGGTCGAATATCTCAAAACCGAGTATCAAGTGGACAAGGTCGGCGCGCGTGAGGCGCTCTTTGGTCATGAGCCTGTGATGAAGGAAGATCCGGTCAAGACCGGGCCCGGAGGCCCCTGGGTGGCCCATCGCGGCACAACGGACGAGTATGAGGACATGATCGACCGCGTCGGCCCCTGGGGCCCGGTGAGAAGGGGATAG
- a CDS encoding AAA family ATPase, with protein sequence MSLTADTMELREEDIAKHYDAAVAMLDGFDHTPRIGKPSEAAQEEKSSGIGTRRRFRTTTPGLVTRSTAKAEGVHLIERISSADGDDPLTSPLQATVMHALRRALAIALAVGETYAEATGLADLRRANLAGSLAENRKTEFTELLGAEALAVAHVFANATAFLLGPHGSEVSVEVGDVEEVLTDNAQLALHGALWELDQDIAKHAGDDARLVATVSAFAEQLMKKIALRAQNAGRLEAFIGASWRVEADDFTIRGFEASAKAKSSTLTMTFKQPHEVVGNHIAKYQALKLSKMLMAYDFDRKLNPFAELGGFIFTFMGDGQPGTGKTILIQMMAGLIKGYCDTAGYPFRYQNLSTESIDSYQGKSAQNAKAFVNNVIDPGVIGFGTIDDIDQLAGKRGDRQSSAGQLEITAVLMESFAGANTVVRGNCTFGMFSNYPEKVDDALRQRAGARFLVDGPQTREDYIDILHLLMGKNHDIPLGDHELFAAQEIRKAVAKSFESHSKPHEDGLLKVYEKVRGEIGELDTITKMGTYLKGIQEADSRFTGRAIKNITDAVKVRAMDFELPDEWMEEPDLFLFKSYDEKKGMIEELRKPITIDMVIQEINRYADSEFRYADKSDEVAIENAVREMGRMEEAKRRYLEGKG encoded by the coding sequence ATGAGCCTGACCGCCGACACGATGGAGCTGCGCGAAGAGGACATTGCCAAGCATTACGACGCGGCGGTGGCCATGCTCGACGGGTTCGACCACACGCCGCGCATCGGCAAGCCAAGCGAGGCCGCGCAGGAAGAGAAATCCTCCGGTATCGGCACGCGGCGGCGGTTTCGCACCACCACGCCGGGGCTGGTCACCCGCTCCACCGCCAAGGCCGAGGGCGTGCACCTGATCGAGCGGATCAGTAGTGCGGATGGCGACGACCCGCTGACCTCCCCCCTGCAGGCCACCGTCATGCACGCCCTGCGCCGCGCGCTCGCCATCGCGCTGGCGGTGGGCGAGACCTATGCCGAGGCCACGGGTCTTGCCGACCTGCGCCGCGCCAACCTCGCAGGCTCTCTCGCGGAGAACCGCAAGACCGAGTTTACCGAGCTTCTGGGCGCCGAGGCGCTGGCCGTGGCCCATGTCTTTGCCAATGCCACCGCCTTCCTGCTCGGCCCACACGGGTCCGAGGTCTCTGTCGAGGTGGGCGATGTCGAGGAGGTGCTGACCGACAATGCCCAGCTCGCCCTGCATGGTGCGCTGTGGGAGCTGGACCAGGACATCGCCAAACATGCCGGTGACGACGCCCGCCTTGTCGCCACCGTCTCGGCCTTTGCCGAACAGCTGATGAAAAAGATCGCCCTGCGCGCCCAGAATGCCGGGCGTCTCGAAGCCTTCATCGGGGCCAGCTGGCGGGTGGAGGCAGACGATTTCACCATTCGCGGGTTTGAAGCGTCGGCCAAGGCCAAATCCTCGACCCTGACCATGACGTTCAAGCAGCCGCATGAGGTGGTGGGCAACCATATCGCCAAATATCAGGCGCTGAAGCTGTCGAAGATGCTCATGGCCTATGATTTCGACCGCAAGCTCAACCCCTTTGCCGAGCTGGGCGGCTTCATCTTTACCTTCATGGGCGATGGCCAGCCCGGCACCGGCAAGACCATCCTCATTCAGATGATGGCGGGGCTGATCAAGGGCTATTGCGACACGGCCGGTTACCCCTTCCGCTATCAGAACCTGTCGACCGAGAGCATCGACAGCTATCAGGGCAAATCGGCCCAGAACGCCAAGGCTTTCGTCAACAACGTGATCGACCCCGGCGTGATCGGCTTTGGCACCATCGACGATATCGACCAGCTTGCGGGCAAGCGCGGCGACAGGCAGTCGAGCGCGGGCCAGCTTGAGATCACCGCCGTGCTGATGGAAAGCTTTGCCGGGGCCAACACCGTGGTGCGGGGCAACTGCACCTTCGGCATGTTCTCCAACTACCCCGAGAAGGTGGACGATGCCCTGCGCCAACGCGCCGGCGCGCGGTTTCTGGTGGACGGCCCGCAGACGCGGGAGGATTATATCGACATCCTGCACCTCCTGATGGGTAAGAACCATGACATACCCCTAGGCGATCACGAACTGTTCGCCGCGCAAGAGATCAGGAAGGCGGTGGCCAAATCCTTCGAGTCGCATTCCAAGCCGCATGAGGACGGGCTGCTCAAGGTCTATGAGAAGGTGCGCGGCGAGATTGGCGAGCTCGACACGATCACCAAGATGGGCACCTATCTCAAGGGCATCCAGGAGGCCGACAGCCGCTTCACCGGCCGCGCGATCAAGAACATCACCGACGCGGTGAAGGTCCGCGCCATGGATTTCGAGCTGCCCGACGAATGGATGGAAGAGCCGGACCTCTTTCTGTTCAAATCTTATGACGAGAAGAAGGGGATGATCGAGGAGCTGCGCAAGCCCATCACCATCGACATGGTGATCCAGGAGATCAACCGGTATGCCGATAGCGAGTTCCGCTATGCCGACAAGTCCGATGAGGTGGCGATTGAAAACGCCGTGCGCGAAATGGGCCGGATGGAAGAGGCCAAGCGGCGGTATTTGGAGGGGAAGGGGTGA
- a CDS encoding aromatic ring-hydroxylating oxygenase subunit alpha gives MTDLAQMRQTLQELAALPPDAPFGLPGIFYTSPEFFEWECQTLLRRGWYCLGRADEVPQAGDYFTVQLLNEPLIVVRGGDGEIRVLSNVCRHRGMPLAEGSGNANRFVCSYHAWAYGHDGALLRAARMKNEGFDQKNCKLPSFPVQLWRGFIYTSLDPAAAPFGPDTKALDDMVSPYEPDNFRHVYTGTETWKCNWKCLVENFMEGYHLSVVHPQTLHGYTPTGLARKSVSGPGFTSYCANYPQDIPSRGAGAPGLSAEQRQRSSLFARFPNQVASQAATLLVSLSIFPRKVDEIEVRWTMSVYGDELDGDTIDQRIALWNEVNREDREKLEWMQVGLASSHAGSGPLAGEDYEGTVRDFLLWLAHMDQDAGVQLSIA, from the coding sequence ATGACCGACCTCGCCCAGATGCGCCAGACCCTGCAAGAGCTGGCCGCCCTGCCCCCTGACGCGCCCTTTGGCCTGCCCGGTATCTTCTACACCTCGCCCGAATTCTTCGAGTGGGAATGCCAGACGCTCCTGCGCCGCGGCTGGTATTGCCTCGGGCGCGCCGACGAGGTGCCACAGGCGGGCGACTATTTCACCGTGCAATTGCTGAACGAACCGCTGATCGTGGTGCGCGGCGGCGATGGCGAGATTCGCGTGCTCTCCAATGTCTGTCGCCACCGTGGCATGCCTCTGGCCGAAGGCTCGGGCAACGCCAACCGCTTTGTCTGCTCCTACCACGCCTGGGCCTATGGCCATGACGGGGCCTTGCTGCGCGCCGCGCGGATGAAAAACGAAGGCTTCGATCAGAAAAACTGCAAGCTGCCCAGTTTCCCTGTGCAGCTCTGGCGCGGCTTTATCTATACGTCTCTCGATCCCGCTGCGGCCCCCTTTGGCCCAGACACGAAAGCGCTGGACGATATGGTCTCGCCCTATGAGCCCGACAATTTCCGTCATGTCTACACCGGGACCGAAACCTGGAAATGCAACTGGAAATGCCTCGTCGAGAATTTCATGGAAGGCTATCACCTGTCGGTCGTGCACCCGCAGACGCTGCATGGCTACACGCCCACGGGGCTGGCCAGGAAATCCGTCTCCGGCCCGGGCTTCACCAGCTATTGCGCCAATTATCCGCAGGATATCCCCTCGCGTGGGGCCGGTGCTCCGGGGCTGAGCGCAGAGCAGCGCCAGCGCTCCAGCCTTTTCGCCCGCTTTCCCAACCAGGTGGCCAGCCAGGCGGCGACCCTTCTGGTGTCGCTGTCGATCTTCCCGCGCAAGGTGGACGAGATCGAGGTGCGCTGGACCATGTCGGTCTATGGCGATGAACTGGACGGCGACACGATTGATCAGCGCATTGCCCTCTGGAACGAGGTCAACCGCGAGGACCGGGAAAAACTGGAATGGATGCAGGTGGGACTCGCCTCGTCGCACGCAGGCTCCGGGCCTCTGGCAGGAGAGGATTACGAAGGCACGGTGCGCGACTTCCTTTTGTGGCTCGCCCATATGGATCAGGACGCAGGCGTCCAGCTCAGCATCGCCTGA
- a CDS encoding DUF1028 domain-containing protein produces MTFSVTGRCARTGQLGVAITTSSIAVGARCPWVKAGVGAVATQNVTMPSIGNDVLDWIAGGDDAQTALNSVMDREPFPEYRQVAVVDHQGRTGLFSGPNSLGIHADAVGDGVVCAGNLLASDQLPQVMVEHFEAHADLPLPERLLSTLEAGLTKGGGEAGPVHSAALLVADEQSWPLVDLRVDWSESCPVAALRSLWTAYAPQMNDYITRALNPSAAPSYGVPGDE; encoded by the coding sequence ATGACCTTTTCCGTGACAGGCCGCTGCGCGCGCACCGGACAACTGGGCGTGGCCATCACAACCAGCTCCATCGCCGTGGGCGCGCGCTGTCCCTGGGTAAAGGCAGGCGTGGGCGCGGTGGCCACCCAGAACGTCACCATGCCGTCGATCGGCAATGACGTGCTCGACTGGATCGCAGGCGGGGACGATGCCCAGACCGCGCTCAACTCCGTCATGGACCGCGAGCCCTTCCCCGAATACCGGCAGGTTGCCGTGGTCGATCACCAGGGGCGCACCGGGCTTTTCTCCGGCCCCAACTCTCTGGGCATTCACGCCGATGCGGTGGGCGACGGGGTTGTTTGCGCAGGCAATCTTCTGGCCTCCGACCAGCTCCCGCAGGTGATGGTGGAGCATTTCGAAGCCCATGCCGACCTGCCCCTGCCCGAGCGCCTGCTGAGTACCCTGGAAGCAGGCCTGACCAAAGGCGGCGGCGAGGCCGGGCCGGTGCATTCCGCCGCCCTTCTGGTGGCCGATGAGCAAAGCTGGCCGCTGGTGGATCTGCGCGTCGACTGGTCCGAAAGCTGCCCGGTCGCCGCGCTGCGCAGCCTCTGGACCGCCTACGCCCCGCAAATGAACGATTATATCACCCGTGCCCTCAACCCCTCCGCCGCGCCCAGCTATGGCGTGCCCGGCGACGAGTAA
- a CDS encoding aromatic ring-hydroxylating oxygenase subunit alpha: MAKDHIDPIEELRQNTSVPFEQARAMPPSVYTTDAFMQAELEHIFSKDWYCVGRASALPNSGDYLTCELAGQPIAVIRDKAGDLRAMSNVCLHRMSTLLHGRGNTRSIVCPYHAWTYNLDGSLRGAPAMTLNEGFCKDSYKLPQIRCEEWLGWVFVTLNPDAPPVAEQLKQVEEMVAGYDMTNYTEAFYEEHVWDTNWKVLAENFMESYHLPVCHAGTIGGLSKLEDMICPPGLPAFNYHTILKDDSLRIAMAHKNNTRLKGEERRTTFLLAIYPSLLITLTPGYFWYLSLHPVSPGKVHIRFGGGMSDDYKDDADAQQNFTDLKTLLDEVNVEDRGCTEKVYRGLCSAMSAPGHLSHLERPNYDFAQYLNARISPGAAA, from the coding sequence ATGGCCAAAGACCATATCGACCCCATCGAAGAGCTGCGGCAGAACACGTCGGTGCCGTTCGAGCAGGCCCGCGCCATGCCGCCCTCGGTCTATACCACCGACGCCTTCATGCAGGCTGAGCTGGAGCATATCTTCTCGAAGGACTGGTATTGCGTCGGCCGCGCCTCGGCCCTGCCCAATTCCGGCGACTACCTGACCTGCGAGCTGGCGGGTCAGCCCATCGCCGTGATCCGCGACAAGGCCGGCGATCTGCGCGCCATGTCCAATGTCTGCCTGCACCGCATGTCCACCCTGCTGCATGGCCGGGGCAACACCCGCTCCATCGTCTGCCCCTACCACGCCTGGACCTATAACCTCGACGGCAGCTTGCGCGGCGCCCCCGCGATGACGCTGAACGAGGGCTTCTGCAAGGACAGCTACAAGCTGCCGCAAATCCGCTGCGAAGAATGGCTCGGCTGGGTCTTCGTCACGCTGAACCCCGACGCGCCGCCGGTGGCCGAGCAGCTGAAACAGGTGGAGGAGATGGTCGCGGGCTACGACATGACCAACTACACCGAAGCCTTCTATGAAGAGCATGTCTGGGACACCAACTGGAAAGTGCTGGCCGAGAATTTCATGGAGAGCTATCACCTGCCCGTCTGCCACGCGGGCACGATCGGCGGGCTCTCGAAGCTCGAGGACATGATCTGCCCCCCCGGCCTGCCCGCCTTCAACTATCACACCATTCTCAAGGACGACAGCTTGCGCATCGCCATGGCGCACAAGAACAACACGCGGCTCAAGGGCGAGGAACGGCGCACCACCTTCCTGCTTGCGATTTACCCGTCGCTGCTGATCACGCTGACGCCGGGCTATTTCTGGTATCTCTCCCTGCACCCCGTCAGCCCCGGCAAGGTGCATATCCGCTTCGGCGGCGGCATGTCGGACGATTACAAGGACGATGCCGACGCACAACAGAACTTCACCGACCTCAAGACCCTGCTGGATGAGGTGAATGTCGAGGATCGCGGCTGTACCGAAAAGGTCTATCGCGGGCTCTGTTCGGCCATGTCGGCGCCGGGCCATCTCAGCCATCTGGAACGCCCCAATTACGACTTCGCGCAATATCTCAACGCCCGGATCAGCCCCGGGGCGGCGGCATGA
- a CDS encoding DUF2971 domain-containing protein, whose amino-acid sequence MTVNVKWLSKEHKNRSTLFYFTKAEHALTNLQHRRVKVSSFSKCNDLFELASFSMKSSEVRKEHEEWLQQVESNFGLICFSFNWRHPLMWAHYANNGSGVCMVFSVANECFTSVEYIPDREKRGENFSFPRPQNDSIFFDFCSKKFSAWRYEQEARMFCNLRSMKGESGQGDIVYKNFSHELKPLGIIKGPRPQLSQAEILDASDTPIQFFQCRAAFSKYEMVVQQSKKRWYVK is encoded by the coding sequence GTGACTGTAAACGTCAAGTGGCTTTCGAAAGAGCATAAGAACCGCAGCACTTTGTTCTACTTCACGAAAGCCGAGCATGCTTTAACCAACCTGCAGCATCGCAGAGTGAAGGTTTCTAGCTTTTCAAAGTGTAACGACCTGTTTGAATTGGCTTCATTCTCCATGAAGTCTTCAGAAGTACGGAAGGAGCACGAGGAATGGCTTCAACAGGTCGAAAGCAACTTTGGTTTGATTTGCTTTTCGTTCAACTGGAGGCATCCACTAATGTGGGCCCACTACGCGAATAACGGTTCTGGGGTTTGTATGGTTTTTTCTGTTGCAAATGAATGCTTTACTTCAGTTGAATACATTCCTGATCGTGAAAAGCGTGGAGAAAACTTTTCGTTTCCACGGCCTCAGAACGATTCAATTTTTTTCGATTTTTGCTCAAAGAAGTTTTCAGCATGGCGTTATGAACAAGAAGCAAGGATGTTTTGCAATCTGCGGAGTATGAAAGGTGAATCTGGGCAAGGCGATATCGTTTACAAAAACTTCTCGCATGAACTGAAACCGTTAGGGATAATCAAAGGACCTAGACCACAGCTTAGCCAAGCAGAAATACTCGATGCAAGCGATACCCCAATTCAGTTTTTTCAGTGCAGAGCTGCTTTTTCAAAGTACGAAATGGTGGTTCAGCAGAGTAAAAAACGCTGGTATGTGAAATGA